The sequence AAGCAATCTTAAATTAATAAACAGCAGTAGAACAGTAATGCACTGAGCGAACTACCATTCTCAAAATGCATTGCTTGTGATTTCATTAATAGCTTGAGCCACTGTTTTATTCCAATAAAATGTTTTGTATCTTTATCAGAGTACCATCAATATTTATGATACATTTCGTAGAAGGTTTGCCACATAACGAGCTGAAGAACTATTCGTTTCAATTTGAAGGAGATTTCTACCAAATAACAGCTGTTATTCAGTATCAACAAGATCCAAAACACTTCAAAACCTGGGTTTTGAATCCTGATGGTAACTATTACAACTTTATTATCATCATAGATAAAGCTGCCTCTGTTACTAATTTTGGGGTTATCATAATCACTTTACTATCTTAATAGATAATTTAAAGGTTTTCTTTTGTGTATAATCTAAATTAGGtattaaatatttgcaaatatgtTTACAttctttgggggttttttaacTCTGATTTGACTGACTCAGTAATGTGCTGCTATACTTACTGTTAACTTCATTGGAAAAAGTCAATTGGATGTGATCATTTTCTCATCAAACTTTGGTAAAATTACAAGAAACATAATCTGGGCACACTGTTAGTTCTTTCAGGTGTTCAGATTACATGGATATTACATAGTAGTGTAGTAGAGTCAGCCGCCTCCTGAATGCCCCCTTGTGACGAGCTTGCTGTGCAGGTGCCCGGACTTAATTTCTCTTATTGTTTCCTCAAACTCAAAACACAACCCAAACACTTCCCTTCTGGGGGTAAAATGTATTTAGTCCTCTGGGTGCACACTGGTCCTCCAGGCCCATCCCAGTtgagtgtctgtctctctctctcccccctcctagGTAGGGAGTCCACagctctccttcccagaggcagatcctcagtcagcagccactcccaggctttacCTGGCTAGAGTTCAGCTTCCTGGCTGTGACTGCTCAACTTCCCTAGTGTTAGGATCTTCAATGCCAAAGCCTTTTTCACTTGCTATAGTTTGATACAGCTTCCTGAGCGTCCCCTTCTGCTTTTTATAGGGCAGTCACATGATCTCTCCCAGGTGTGGCTCTTTCAGTAACGAAGGTTGGCTGACCCTAGCCCTCCAGCCCTTAAGGGGCAAGCTACCCTGTTACAGATACCAGATGTGTCTCTTTGTGGGAAAAGCAAGTTCCCATGGGACTCGCAATGCTGTCAATGCTCAGTTTCTTCCTCCTgaattttgcatttcttttaagaGTAACTAGTAAGTTGCTGTTTTGATTTGTTGAACTATAGAGTACAACCCAGAAGGAACTCCCAAAATTCAAAGAGAAAAAATAGTTGATTATTTTGGTCCTCCTGGAAACCTGCTTCtacagagggaggagagagaagagatcATTTTAATCAAAACCTCCTTGTCAGCTGAAAAGTTGTCCATTTAAATtgaactcttttttttcttcatgcGACTCTGGCAGAGGATGAGAAACATCCCACTAACCGCCAATAaattcagggtatgtctgcacaacAAAAGCTGGCCACAGGCTCGCCTACCTAATGAGATCCAAGCTAGTATAGGGTTCCGTGACCATGAAGGCAGCTCAGTGTGCGCTTCAGTGCAGGCTGCACAAGCCTGGCATAGCCCCTGAGTACACACTCTGCTCGCTAGCCCACTCTGAAGCTCATGGTGTACTGTCTCCAGTGCTGCCTGTATCCACGCTAGCTGGATTCAAACTAGCTAGCCTGTGCACAGCTTTTGCTGTTCACACTATGCAATGCGTGCACGCTTAAGGTATCTCGCTTTAGAATCCTTACTAAAAACATTACATAAATTTTTGTAACTGTTGGGATGCTTGGGAGGGAATTATCTATATGATCAGTTTCTCCCCTAAGCCCCTTCCCCACATCTTTATGAAAAATAATTCCCCAAATTCTCTTCTAATGAGAGAGGTCTATATGTCTGGTCTGTCCATATATTCTCAAACAGTATGTCAGTATCACTATCTTGGCCATGAGCATCAGTGTGGCTAAGGAAAAAGAGTTACTTTCCATCTTGGTGATGTTACTAGGAATTCTGTTGCTTCAAGTGGCCTAGTTAAAGTGGAAGACCCCCAACTTTTCTTTGGGGAAAGTGAGGGAACAAATAAATCCACTTCATTCACCAGGGTGTATGTAGCATTGTCAGGGAAAGAGTTAAAAATGGGTGGTTTTGGGTCTCAAAAGAATAATGATCTGAGTTTCAATGGCCATTGTGTATCTTTGAGCCTCTAaactattcattttttatttttcagaaacttGGCTTGAATGCGATGACATAAAAGGTCCATATTGTGAAAGACGTGAAAAATTTGAAGTTCCTCTTTCAGAGATTCACATTGTCATTTGGGAAAGGAAAGCATCCCAAGTGCCAGATAAAATGAGCTATCAGGTCCAAAGTGTAAAATCTGAAAATCTTCCTCTTAATGATGCACAGTCAAGTTCTTCTCAAGTGTTGCATCGTGATGGTGATAATGCCGTAGACGAAATAACTACAGTATTTCACAAAAAGGAGATTGTGAGCATTCCTGTTAACGAACAACAAAAAGTGGCCAGAGATGATGATGAAAATAGCTTGCTTTCTGGCTTAGAAAATTTGGCAGCTGATGATGTTATAACACTGACACTTGTAGAAATTCAAGTTGATTCTGAAGGTAAACCACTGGACAATGGACAGACTGTGGGAAATCACCTAATTGCTGAAGCAAGCTTGCTGAAAGAGCAGGAGTCAGCTTGTTCCGATCACACTCCATGTACAGAAGACGTTTGTAGTCCAACTACGTCTACCAACATGTGCACGCCACCTGAAAATGCCTGTATTTCCTTACATCTTGAACAGTTGAACCTAGCAAATATTGCCTCTGCTGTTCCCACCAGAAACCATTGTAGTGACTCGTCCGCGCCATCACAATCTCAAGAGGCAGAGGCCAAGGCTAACCCAGTCAACACTGAGAATATCGTGTTAAATCCAGAACTCTTGCAGAATAAGAAATTAGCATTAATGGAGAATGTTATGCAGAAATCATCTAACACCAGAAACACAAGCAAAATTGTAGCAGACTCTCAGGCTGCAGCTTTGTCTGCTACAAATAATTCCACCCAGTCTTTGCATAAAGATCAAAAGAGAGGATTTGTAGGAAGTTGGGTAAAGGGGTTCTTAAGCAAGCATAATACCTTTATGCCTTCAAGTGCCTCAATTCATCATCATAATAAGAAAAGTTACAAAAATCCTTCTTTACTAAGAGCTGCTGACTTGCACCTCCCTACTAAGGGGGCAGCTAATTTTGGTGGCTTTCAAGCCAAAGGTACAAGCAAAACAACTGAGGAGGCGCCTAAATCAGCTGTTTGTCAAGGTGCAAATATTCCTCCTTTGTTAACAAACATCACTGGTCCTTCTGTACATGCTCGTCTCCCTGCAGTAAACCCTGTAGTTGATGGTCCACCTTTGAATAAGTCTGGAATTTCATTGGGCACCTGGAGTGAAGTAATTCAACCCAACACCCCCATCTTTAGTTCCAAACCTCGCCATGGTGAAAATGGAAATCACAAATCTGATGTGAAGGATAAAGAATCGGATGCCAAAACTCACAAGCTTCGTTTAAAACTGCTTAAAAAACTGAAGGCTAAAAAGAACAAGTTGGCTTCACTTGATAGGCTGGCAAAGACTCAGATGTGTAATGGAAGCTCTCCAAATAGAGATGTAGAAGATCTGTTACAATTTGGATCTCATCATGAAAGTGAATCAGTACAGAACTTATTGAATGAACTACAGTATCAGATTGATGTTGCAGACAGTGAATCTGTATATAGTACAAACTCCAACATGTCACTATGCAGCAGCCAGAGTAATGCAGCGTTTTTAGCAGACTTACTATCTCCTCCTTCGATTGTTGCTTCTTCAGAGCTTCCAAAAGATGAAGATGAGTGTAGATATTTGGAAATGGTGGATAGCAATACTGCAGTACCAGTGCATAGTGTGAGAACCAACCCCACATGCATCACTGTGACAAGCGAAGACCATAATTATTACAGTCCTGTAAAAGAAAGCAAGTATGAAGGTCATACAGACTCACTAATGAACAAATCCTGCTTGAAAAGACTTTCCTTTGAAAGTCCCACAAAGGAAGATTTCCTTGAAGACCTGTTCTCCTCCACAGTGTTGAACTCAATAGCAGGAGACATAGATTTACCTCATTTTGATGAAACTCTATTTGAAACTTGTTGAATTGttgtaatatttgtttttaacatttgaGAATTTTGTATATCAGCTTTCATGCAAAGTACtattaaattattttcaaactAGTTTATTTGCACACTGGCTGTACTTGAACATTTTAATCTGAAGTATTTGCCTCTTACGTTTCTTTGTGGCTGTTGAATAAGATTTTTAGTCTTTAACTTTCTCAGTTATTTAATTGGAAGAGTTAAGGATCTTTTACAGAATCTTTTAATGAACGttaatcttaatttttttcccctgcttcaATGTGCATTTGTGTTAATTTAGAAAGGTGAAATTAACACGCATTCAGTTTTCTGGACCACAGGAGTAATACCTATAAATTACTGCATTTATAACTATAATTTCAAACTATCCGGATTCCTGATGtctgttttacattattttgccTACTATTTAACATTTCAAGGGTGTTCTGCAGAGTTCCTTTACCATTGTCACAGCTGCTGTTTTACAAGATCTACCTGTGTAAATGCTACTCAAATTCAGCTTGAAAGAGGGATTTGAAAGCAGAGACTTCCCCTTATAAGGTGATAGCGCCTCTTAGGGCTTACCTTCTGGGTAAAAGAGCATAACAGTGCACACCTTACTTAGGGTTTGGCCATGCATTTGCAGCACCAAATAACATTTAACATATGGCATCAAATTTTAATGGTTGTATATAACACTTAAAATATCCTTGTaagttaatattaaaaaaaaaaaaaaaattcacttctGCAAATCTACTTACCAGATAATTATGCTGTCTAAGGAATTATCTTTTAAATGAGGAATCATTTCTCTCATCACTGACTTTTCGCAGCTGGATCTCGTGAGTGAGTTTGTTGCCACTGATGGGAGTCGTACATTCTCTCTCACTGAACTGAGGCTATTCCATTCCCTAATTTGGTCAGATGTATGTTTTTCagacatgaaaaataaaaaatatttaatactgcTTTTTTAGTAGTGTGATGAAGTGAGGCtgttaatgtttcctctgaatattgtaggggtgcctcagtttcccctatgcatttcttaagtctctcttagtggtgggataagggggtgtaattgttgcagagcaaagggccagtgtacataaatggctgacacactgtctcctggcaactgatggcctgggcccttcccccctgcaaggtaatagctaaagggttggagaacaaaagaatcaggtgacctcctggcctgggaaagggacaaagtcaagaggaggaggggctggaggatgtcaggttggggctggctggggatgtggagtgaagtgcagacgtggttgtctggctcactgccccccaaaatggacctagCTGAGGGGtcttgttctctgtacctacaagctctgttttagatcaTGTTTCTGTCCtgataaaccttctgttttactggctggctgagtcatgtctgactgcgaagttggggtgcaggaccctttggcttccccaggaccccgcctgggcagacttgcTGCtatgggaagcgcacggaggggcagaggatgctgaaggcTCCAAGGTCAAATCCAGGAAGGTGGAggctgtgtgagctttttgccctgaagacagtctgctcacagagaggagacttcaccaaagtcctgactggcttcgtagggagcagttccagagcatcgcctggggactccgtgacaagtaGTACCCTAAATACTACATTCATTGTATTCCTGAACCCAGATTCATAGCatttaaggcaagaagggaccatttggtatacaggagctcagactagcgTATCTCAGGCCCTTAAATTTTAccaagttacccctgtattgagcccagtaacttgtttGACTAAAGAATAACTGGTTTGGCTAAAGtatgttttccagaaaggcatccagtttcTATCAAGAGAGATAACGTATCCCTACTTCCCATGGCATGTTGTTCCAATGTTCATCGCCCTCACTGTTATATTGTGTCTAATGTGAATTTGCTgacttcagctttcagccattggttcttgttttgcctttctccactagattaaggAGCCCTTTAGTATCTGTTATTTTCCCCCCATCAGGGTACTTATAAAGcaaaaagattgagaggtgattTGAATGCCAAGCTAAACATTGAGCTCTTTTAAGTCTCCTTAGTGtaaagcattttctccagccctcaaatcttTTTTTGTGGCTCTTTAATGCACCCCCCAAGTGTTCAGTGTACTTGTTGAAATGCTGACACCAGAACTGTTTGCATTCTTACAGTATCATCTGTAAATATCTTGCCagtgctgtatacagaggtaGAATCACCTCATACTCCTACACCTCACTACTCCTATTTATACATCCTAGCATTGTGTTAGCACTTTTTGCATTACAGTGGCAGCTTACATTGAGTTCCTTGACtgctatgacccctaaatccttttcatgtTTCTCAGTGAGCAGGTACGGCCTGCTTtccttgttcctaaatgtataacTTTTCATTTGGCTGCACTAAAACAcaaaaaggttttgtttcaatGGTTTCAGACTATTCTGTTTCACTGCCTTTTCTATTAGATCTAGAGATATTACTCATTCTACTCTAAAAAAGGAAGATGAATGAACACAGTAcactaaaattacaaaaattaatggtCTGCACAGGTTTTATAGTGGTAGAgcttttcttcttaaaaaaaaaaaaatcccatccctCACCAAAATAATTACATTGTGGACAGTTATTAGTATAAGGCAACTTTATAACAGTATGTGACATAttagggtacaatccagaccagtgagtaGCTGAGTCACCCCTGCCatgtaacctggggtgccctttacactgccttgctgctgtagcctctaaacgggactgctcacaaacagcctccagcatgtaagtcacttgTGTGTGTGCTACAGCAAGCCCCACCTTTGCTCTTACCAACCTTAAAGACTACCACAGCTTATACCAATCCactcccagatttccccccataAACGTATGTCCTGCATTGCTAATACAACACCCTGTTTACTAACCACTCCAGCAGTGGTTAGTACCATTTTTCTCAACAGTGCAAGTCACAGACAGATGGACACTGCACATGAATAAGGCCATTATTCATGTCAGGGAACAATATGCACATGATTTGTTACtccaaatggagttacccagacacttcaacttgaacacacgggattagaatcatagaatatcagggttggaagggacctcaggagatcatcttgtccaaccccctgctcaaagcaggaccaatcctcaatttttaccccagatccctaaatggccacctcaaggattaaactcacaacccttggtttagcaggccaacactcaaaccactgagctatccctcccttgtTAGATATTGctgttaaacttgttttattgttttgagagattttaagtgaatagaAGCAATGCAGCATAAAAATTAGAACTGGtcataagaaaaataaagatgaaaatacttactggtgcctaacttaacacTATTAGATTCAAAGtaaagttttctcaccacatgctttcagccgtcttactgaccaaactcttcaggCCAGGACCCATTCCCCCCAGAGTCCaacagctgcttcctttgtctcttcaggtgcagAGACTGAGAAGGGCAGGGGTAGAGAGAGGAGtaccttggggtgtttgtccctcctttttatagttttatAGCCCCCTCTTGAAaacacatttccagctgagatccaggagacaaagagtctatgTGGAAAAATATTCCCTGCtggattgttgtttttttttcctcacctgttagaacttcctttgttttctctccctgCTTAATAATTCTGCTTACATacaaattaaggcaagcacacattGCTTCCATGGTTTAGGACAGACCGGACTTCTGCCTGGGCTGGGCTGCGAGGCTTGGAATGTGTGTTAACATCATATGAGGGAATCTTAAATTCCACATATAATATTGCCACATGCATTTTACCAGTACAGTACTGACCAGCAAACTGAGTGTTCAAATGATAACttacaaggcataccttgtacaaaaTTTACTACAATAGTGTGTAAGGTGTGAACATGGGTGTATTTTGTCACAAGTATAacttctttcctttcccttcctttttaGAATAGGCTATGCTGCTCTAAGCAGTATTACAGttgtataactgcatctataatagggggttgtaccactttaaccgAGTACAGTTAAAGCAGTAAAACTGTGTGTGTAGTCAAGCCCTTAAAGCAGAAGCGAAAGAAATGAGGATTATTTGATTTCATTATTGTTGTTCTTATGAATTTAGTCACTTTTAATGAGAAAAACTTGACTTTTTTCTGCAATTATCCCTTGGTACTCCATTTCTATCTATCCACCCAGCTTCTCATGGCCTCTCCCCCAAGTAAAAGGCCATAATGATATTTCTCTTTCCGTGCTCTTAAAAGGCTGATGGGGTTAGTTTTGGACATATAAGAATGACCATGAGGGTACTGTTGTGCAAAAGCCTGGGTGACGGTGAGTTGTGCTGTGACATTAATGGTCATTCATATTTCGGCTGCCAGAGTTGCATACGCTGAATCTGTCTCCTGTTATTTCAAGCCTCCCTGTAGTTACAGTGGAATGTAACTCTCATTACAAGACATGGCTACAAAAAGAGAGATGGTCTTGGATAGCTTGGGCCAGTTCTATgcagcctttgaaaaatcagtccAGCAACCTTGAACAGACTCTGTGTCAGACTGGTTCTGTAACAAATATGGCTATGTACATCAAAGTAGCACTCCATGCAGGGGCTGTTTCTTTTAACCAAAAGTCAGTTCTTGCCAAGGACATGAGCTTCTCCTTGGTTTTACGTATCTTTACTAGTGTGTTGAGataaggaaaaaacaagcacCAATGACTTTAaatgtaaagtttcagagtaacagccgtgttagtctgtattcgcaaaaagaaaaggagtacttgtggcaccttagagactaaccaatttatttgagcatgagctttcgtgagctacagctcacttcatcggatgcaatgtaaataaataaatgtaaagtagCATGAAAATACCTGGTGCAGTGTTCACCTGTCTGAGATTTGCACTGTTGAGAAAAATGGTACTAACCACCCCTGGAGGGGTTAGTAAAGAGGGTGTGGTGTTAGTAAATAAGGTGTAGTTTCTCTAAAAGACAACGCAGAGGTGTAAGTGTCTATGTGCAAGGGTGTAAACAATACAGCTGGAAAGGAATCATGAAGGgtataaaaaaataattaaaagtagcAGGATTAAATTAAACACAGAAACATATAAAACTAAATTATAGTCAAGGGGCAAAGTCAAGTTCATAGAGCCCTTTTAACCTCATCTTCCCAAAAGTGTTGGCCAACATTATAGTAGACAATTTTTCCTAAACCGAAGCATGGGTAAGCTGCCTTAGCAAACCTGttctatgtatttattttaccCCCTTCAGCCAGACTTTCCACTAGAGGATGAGAACTTATTCTCTTCCCTACCTTCCCCCCGAACCCCATCCCCTTAGTGGCTAGTCGTTGCTGCATTCCTTTTTgtttcagattagttttaaaaTACAGACAAAACAAAGAGTTCTAGTTTTCTGCAGTTGAGGGCCATTTGATTATTAGCACAGGCACCATGTTCTTCCAAAGCAGCTTCAA is a genomic window of Lepidochelys kempii isolate rLepKem1 chromosome 1, rLepKem1.hap2, whole genome shotgun sequence containing:
- the USPL1 gene encoding SUMO-specific isopeptidase USPL1, encoding MMDSQKTGNGLQVIGQGTGIGISALHMVGYLGKNCNSAVVTSDDCCPACKEKGQIQALRTYRISFQESIFLCENSQCIYPLGYKPLNSIIIPADSENHQTQCTQRKRKIFEISPTASPIESCSKQARTNNNLIDAEHTLNTDLVLKYNGYNLCMTQPCLPDLSQDDQQKPNRTAESLEHNVDVATVITVCGAQESPDSNSKTQLLPDSELCSIKSEILHGDSKPSLFMGHLCLQWRNVYALCWLDCILSALVHLKTLRIAVTKACTEESVIQRLFTKYNQATALLNACQTNKLKDVLPKAELHLNEIRNVIFAQLQPQLKCEMGKKESPVFAFPLLLQKDPQVETLFLHSFSWMFECLHCGYSHQDRCRKTLTTFTNIIPDWHPLNAIHIAPCNNCNDKSQRRKMILEKVPSIFMIHFVEGLPHNELKNYSFQFEGDFYQITAVIQYQQDPKHFKTWVLNPDETWLECDDIKGPYCERREKFEVPLSEIHIVIWERKASQVPDKMSYQVQSVKSENLPLNDAQSSSSQVLHRDGDNAVDEITTVFHKKEIVSIPVNEQQKVARDDDENSLLSGLENLAADDVITLTLVEIQVDSEGKPLDNGQTVGNHLIAEASLLKEQESACSDHTPCTEDVCSPTTSTNMCTPPENACISLHLEQLNLANIASAVPTRNHCSDSSAPSQSQEAEAKANPVNTENIVLNPELLQNKKLALMENVMQKSSNTRNTSKIVADSQAAALSATNNSTQSLHKDQKRGFVGSWVKGFLSKHNTFMPSSASIHHHNKKSYKNPSLLRAADLHLPTKGAANFGGFQAKGTSKTTEEAPKSAVCQGANIPPLLTNITGPSVHARLPAVNPVVDGPPLNKSGISLGTWSEVIQPNTPIFSSKPRHGENGNHKSDVKDKESDAKTHKLRLKLLKKLKAKKNKLASLDRLAKTQMCNGSSPNRDVEDLLQFGSHHESESVQNLLNELQYQIDVADSESVYSTNSNMSLCSSQSNAAFLADLLSPPSIVASSELPKDEDECRYLEMVDSNTAVPVHSVRTNPTCITVTSEDHNYYSPVKESKYEGHTDSLMNKSCLKRLSFESPTKEDFLEDLFSSTVLNSIAGDIDLPHFDETLFETC